A single window of Eucalyptus grandis isolate ANBG69807.140 chromosome 1, ASM1654582v1, whole genome shotgun sequence DNA harbors:
- the LOC104433123 gene encoding probable anion transporter 3, chloroplastic, with the protein MEVLRPAGSVSSPGRRLSMAGSRPASLRRTQLGFVSSIRARPVGLDCSRGGACGVSGKAWGRLQGARCTAEGIERGLLFGDRGGGGGGAEAAAAEGGIGVAVPERFKMVALMACAMCLCNADRVVMSVAVVPLAATHGWSSSFLGIVQSSFLWGYVFSSVAGGVLVDKYGGKRVMAWGVALWSLATLLTPWAANHSTVALLAIRAFFGLAEGVALPSMSTLSSRWFPSHERASAVGISMGGFHLGNVVGLVLTPLMMSSVGISGPFLLFSSLGLLWVMKWANGVTSHPRESRFVSASELRLIEDGKSNAAVRNGEMPSIRVLLSKPAALAIILANITNNWGYFVLLSWMPVYFKTVFNINLKQAAWFSAVPWGTMAVSGYIAGAASDNLIKAGYSLTLVRKVMQSIGFIGPGIALLALNYANSPAVAALFITVGLSLSSFSQAGFLLNIQDIAPNCAGCLHGIANSAGTVAAIISTIGTGYFVQWLGSFQAFLTVTAALYFATTIFYNLYATGDRVF; encoded by the exons ATGGAGGTTCTGCGGCCCGCCGGCTCCGTCTCTTCTCCCGGCCGGCGCCTCTCGATGGCGGGGTCGAGACCGGCGAGCCTCCGGAGGACCCAGCTGGGGTTCGTGTCCAGCATTCGCGCCAGGCCCGTCGGGCTGGACTGTTCCCGCGGCGGAGCTTGTGGGGTGAGTGGGAAGGCGTGGGGGCGGCTGCAGGGGGCGAGGTGCACGGCGGAGGGGATCGAGAGGGGCCTGCTGTTCGGGGAcaggggcggcggcggcggaggggccgaggcggcggcggcggagggcggCATCGGGGTGGCGGTGCCGGAGAGGTTCAAGATGGTGGCGCTGATGGCGTGCGCGATGTGCCTGTGTAATGCCGACCGGGTGGTGATGTCCGTCGCCGTGGTCCCTCTCGCCGCCACGCACGGCTGGTCCAGCTCTTTCCTCGGCATCGTCCAG TCGTCCTTCCTGTGGGGGTACGTGTTCTCGTCAGTGGCCGGAGGAGTGCTGGTCGACAAGTACGGCGGGAAGAGGGTGATGGCGTGGGGCGTGGCGCTGTGGTCGCTGGCCACTCTTCTCACCCCTTGGGCTGCCAACCACTCGACGGTCGCCCTTCTGGCCATCCGCGCGTTCTTCGGGCTCGCTGAGGGCGTCGCTCTTCCCTCCATGAGCACTCTCTCGTCGAG GTGGTTCCCGAGCCACGAGCGAGCGAGCGCGGTCGGGATATCAATGGGCGGATTTCACCTCGGCAACGTCGTAGGCCTAGTTCTCACCCCGCTGATGATGTCGTCCGTCGGCATTTCAGGTCCATTCCTTCTCTTCTCGTCGCTTGGACTGCTTTGGGTAATGAAGTGGGCCAACGGAGTGACCAGCCACCCCCGAGAGAGCCGATTTGTCAGTGCATCTGAGCTGCGACTGATCGAAGATGGAAAATCGAATGCTGCGGTCCGGAACGGAGAGATGCCGTCGATCCGTGTTTTGTTGTCGAAGCCGGCGGCGTTGGCAATCATACTGGCCAACATCACCAACAACTGG GGATACTTCGTTCTGCTCTCATGGATGCCCGTCTACTTCAAAACT GTGTTTaacataaatctgaagcaagcGGCTTGGTTTAGCGCGGTTCCATGGGGAACAATGGCAGTATCTGGGTACATCGCCGGCGCAGCATCTGATAATTTGATCAAGGCCGGGTACTCTTTGACGCTAGTGCGAAAGGTCATGCAG TCGATCGGTTTCATCGGGCCTGGAATTGCATTGCTCGCTTTGAATTATGCCAACTCGCCAGCCGTCGCCGCCTTATTCATCACAGTGGGACTAAGCCTCAGTTCGTTCAGTCAGGCTGGCTTCCTCCTAAATATTCAA GATATAGCTCCAAACTGTGCAGGATGTCTTCATG GTATTGCCAATTCAGCAGGAACAGTTGCTGCAATAATCAGCACGATTGGTACCGGTTACTTCGTGCAGTGGCTTGGATCCTTTCAAGCATTCCTTACGGTCACTGCCGCTCTCTATTTCGCCACTACCATATTCTACAATCTTTACGCTACCGGAGACCGAGTTTTCTAG
- the LOC104433121 gene encoding uncharacterized protein LOC104433121 → MPRSSAGSNPEDFLAKDRSFSSAGELGRRLLPLRKMNFRSFDEFWPFYVTQHSKPATRRWHFAGTLLSTAFLIYAAAFNWWFLLLVPLAGYGLAWYSHLFVEGNVPATFGHPLWSLLCDYKMFGLMLTGKMDREIKRLGKRPILNGF, encoded by the coding sequence ATGCCAAGATCATCGGCCGGGTCGAACCCAGAAGATTTTCTCGCCAAAGATCGAAGCTTTTCCTCGGCCGGAGAATTGGGTCGGCGTCTTCTTCCCCTGAGGAAGATGAATTTCAGGAGCTTCGACGAGTTCTGGCCCTTCTACGTGACCCAGCACTCGAAGCCGGCCACGAGGCGGTGGCACTTCGCGGGAACGCTCCTGAGCACCGCCTTCTTGATCTACGCGGCCGCGTTCAACTGGTGGTTCCTCCTCCTGGTCCCCCTCGCCGGGTACGGCCTCGCCTGGTACAGCCACCTGTTCGTGGAGGGCAACGTCCCCGCGACGTTCGGGCACCCGCTCTGGTCGCTCCTGTGCGATTACAAGATGTTCGGCCTGATGCTGACCGGGAAGATGGACAGGGAGATTAAGCGGCTCGGGAAGAGGCCCATCTTGAATGGCTTCTGA